From a single Marinobacter sp. THAF197a genomic region:
- a CDS encoding phage BR0599 family protein, with protein MSDVEIYTVTYDFNRWRYTSADENVYVEPVTFRAVPITRSNIELSTDETGASFTVSFPLDAEFLELFRVSPPSGLVTLLCEKFDVESGQTVEIVFKGRIVNVTWQEDHAEVTCESSSQAIRRMGLRRHYQYGCPHMLFGGECRVDREQFVTVGNATNLTNIGFDLLEAAGKDDGYYAGGYVEYMHSELQTTERIAVAESEGASGRITLFSFPIGLVAGAEVRLYAGCDRTLQTCAGKFNNAENYGGMPFIPTKDPFGGDPLY; from the coding sequence GTGAGCGACGTTGAAATTTACACAGTGACCTACGACTTTAACCGGTGGCGGTATACCTCTGCCGATGAAAATGTCTACGTTGAACCGGTCACGTTTCGAGCGGTTCCAATCACTCGGTCAAACATCGAATTGAGCACCGATGAGACTGGTGCCAGCTTCACCGTGAGTTTCCCGTTGGACGCTGAGTTTCTGGAATTATTCCGGGTGTCGCCGCCTTCAGGACTGGTCACCTTACTCTGTGAAAAGTTCGATGTTGAGTCAGGGCAGACGGTGGAGATCGTTTTCAAAGGTCGGATTGTCAACGTGACCTGGCAGGAAGATCACGCCGAGGTGACCTGTGAGAGCAGCAGCCAGGCAATTCGCAGGATGGGGTTGCGCCGGCACTATCAGTACGGATGCCCTCACATGCTGTTCGGTGGTGAATGCCGGGTTGACCGTGAGCAGTTCGTGACGGTCGGCAATGCCACCAACCTGACGAACATCGGATTCGACCTGTTGGAAGCTGCAGGGAAGGACGACGGGTATTACGCCGGCGGATACGTTGAATATATGCATTCCGAATTGCAGACCACCGAGCGAATCGCCGTGGCGGAATCCGAGGGGGCTAGTGGACGCATCACTCTGTTTTCATTCCCTATCGGGTTGGTAGCAGGGGCAGAAGTCCGACTGTATGCCGGTTGTGACCGCACCCTTCAGACATGTGCCGGCAAATTCAACAACGCCGAGAACTACGGTGGGATGCCTTTCATTCCAACCAAGGACCCGTTCGGCGGCGATCCGTTGTACTGA
- a CDS encoding phage tail protein produces the protein MSGGGKSKEVTVGYHYYMNMHFSLAHGGVDELLEIRVGDRTAWAGSLTSGSAMVNQPNLFGGEKREGGVLGFADFMPGGQSQPVNPSLRSAIARATGSTDVPAYRGLTTIFFKGFDNIDMTGTPWDTTHKGIADNTPVLPSSLSVKDVFNYLTQVSNWKKLARSAFLWSSMNPYFKPPEFLVRRVWKGWYPEKAKIGEHVNPIHIIYECLTNKVWGLGYPSQDIDDSSFRAAADRVYNEGFGLSMKWTNQTRVQEFIELVSAHINANLVEDRQTGLWRMIMARDDYDVNTLFELNESNCVVETFQRKTLGETINEVTVAYTRPDDGSTDTVTVQDLANFSSTGQINSQKKEYPGINDPDLAFKVALRDLNTLSKPIAKFTIRCNRDIIGHYPGDVVKVNWPRLGLNGVVIRIGTMDLGNLHKGEIQLEAIEDVFGLPQSTYANQQPIGWVDPARNPEPVTDQKLYELSFYELHTSTSSADRADWPEDVGFVAVSAEAPNSDSTVLTLYDNVSNERVGNGEFTPQLTLTQKVGYLDGSLHVDFSEFDVLLLAEGGLAWLGDELIEVTGFDVANETIAVNRAMIDTVPQQHPVGEKIWLYRQSDFALDNTIRVNGETVEYKLLTGTSKGELDVSFAPAISYLLQNRQARPYRPGNFLVNGQSFPELLPADENLSFSWSHRDRTQELTVSPTIFTAGDIGPESGVTYTLEVVNEDGVTQLLEAGLINSSYEYTTEAEDLGKNELAPTGIFTIVSGTPVTPKPRYNTEVRVKLKSVRNGLDSFQELDFIVERAGYGYNYGNYYGGVV, from the coding sequence ATGAGCGGTGGTGGTAAAAGCAAAGAGGTAACTGTCGGTTACCACTACTACATGAACATGCATTTCTCCCTGGCCCACGGCGGTGTGGACGAACTGCTGGAAATTCGGGTGGGTGACAGAACCGCCTGGGCGGGTTCCCTGACATCCGGCTCTGCCATGGTCAACCAGCCCAATCTGTTCGGTGGTGAGAAGCGGGAGGGTGGTGTTCTCGGGTTTGCCGACTTTATGCCCGGTGGCCAAAGCCAGCCGGTGAATCCGTCGTTGAGGTCAGCAATTGCCCGGGCGACCGGTTCAACGGATGTGCCAGCCTACCGTGGCCTGACCACTATCTTCTTCAAAGGGTTCGATAATATCGACATGACTGGAACCCCTTGGGACACAACTCACAAAGGGATCGCTGATAACACACCGGTGTTACCGTCATCGTTGAGTGTGAAGGATGTCTTTAACTACCTGACTCAGGTTTCCAACTGGAAGAAGTTGGCCCGGTCGGCGTTCCTCTGGTCATCCATGAACCCGTACTTCAAACCACCTGAGTTCCTGGTTCGTCGGGTCTGGAAAGGGTGGTACCCGGAGAAGGCGAAGATCGGGGAGCACGTCAACCCGATTCACATCATCTATGAGTGCCTGACAAACAAGGTTTGGGGGTTGGGGTATCCGAGTCAGGACATTGATGACAGTAGCTTCCGTGCGGCCGCTGACAGGGTCTACAACGAAGGCTTCGGGCTTTCGATGAAATGGACGAACCAGACGCGGGTTCAGGAGTTCATCGAACTGGTGTCTGCCCATATTAATGCCAACCTGGTTGAGGATCGACAGACCGGCCTTTGGCGAATGATCATGGCCCGGGATGACTACGACGTTAACACTTTGTTCGAGTTAAACGAGAGCAACTGCGTTGTTGAGACATTCCAGCGCAAAACCCTCGGTGAGACCATCAATGAGGTGACAGTCGCTTACACCCGTCCGGATGATGGCTCCACGGATACGGTGACTGTCCAGGACCTGGCCAATTTCTCGAGTACCGGTCAGATCAACTCGCAGAAGAAAGAGTACCCAGGTATTAACGATCCAGACCTGGCATTCAAGGTAGCACTGCGAGACCTTAACACTTTGTCGAAACCAATCGCCAAGTTCACTATCCGGTGTAATCGGGACATCATCGGTCATTACCCGGGTGATGTGGTGAAGGTTAACTGGCCGCGTCTCGGGCTCAACGGTGTTGTCATCCGCATTGGCACCATGGACCTCGGTAACCTGCATAAAGGTGAGATTCAACTGGAAGCCATCGAGGATGTGTTCGGGTTACCGCAGAGCACATATGCCAACCAGCAACCGATAGGGTGGGTGGACCCGGCCCGGAATCCGGAACCAGTTACCGATCAGAAGCTCTACGAACTCAGTTTCTATGAGCTGCATACCTCGACGAGTTCTGCCGACCGGGCTGATTGGCCGGAGGATGTTGGGTTTGTGGCTGTTTCTGCTGAAGCACCTAACTCAGACTCAACAGTTTTGACTCTGTATGACAATGTTTCAAATGAAAGAGTCGGTAATGGTGAGTTTACTCCACAGTTAACTTTGACACAAAAGGTCGGTTACCTTGATGGCTCGTTACATGTTGATTTCAGTGAGTTCGATGTACTTTTGCTTGCCGAAGGTGGTCTGGCGTGGCTGGGGGATGAACTAATAGAGGTGACCGGGTTCGACGTTGCAAATGAGACGATTGCTGTTAACAGAGCCATGATTGACACAGTTCCCCAACAACACCCAGTTGGTGAGAAAATATGGTTGTATCGGCAATCTGATTTTGCACTTGATAATACGATCAGGGTCAATGGTGAGACGGTCGAATATAAGTTGTTGACCGGTACATCGAAAGGGGAGTTGGATGTCAGTTTTGCTCCTGCAATCAGTTACCTACTTCAAAACCGGCAAGCCCGACCGTATCGCCCTGGGAACTTTCTGGTTAATGGTCAATCCTTCCCTGAATTACTACCTGCAGATGAAAACCTATCCTTCTCATGGTCTCATCGTGACCGCACTCAGGAATTGACCGTATCACCTACCATTTTCACAGCGGGTGATATTGGCCCAGAATCAGGAGTTACGTATACGTTAGAGGTCGTCAATGAGGATGGTGTGACTCAGTTGCTTGAGGCTGGATTGATCAACAGCAGTTACGAGTACACCACGGAAGCGGAAGATTTAGGTAAGAATGAACTGGCTCCAACTGGGATATTCACAATCGTAAGTGGTACTCCGGTAACTCCGAAACCCAGATATAACACCGAGGTCAGGGTTAAGCTGAAATCTGTGCGCAATGGTCTTGATTCATTTCAGGAACTTGATTTCATCGTTGAACGAGCCGGGTACGGTTACAACTACGGAAACTATTATGGAGGGGTGGTCTGA
- a CDS encoding DUF2793 domain-containing protein, whose amino-acid sequence MPAKQEPNIGINYGWTGGESGINLQLDENWRAIGALLQLTVLSKTSGVPASPNPGDRYIVPIGATGVWAGLDNKVVRYIEGVWEVYTPLNGWLAYVSDEDLFHQFNGSIWKGAPFLAAANVSYDPTGNTLSGTNVQAAIDELEASLSAGGVADGGVQTIKLADYALDPGTTTGLTFGFKGGRMSVGSTIVVTPAGTVSLSASSTNYIEVDKSGVVSANIIGFTNGSVPLHIVTTDSSAITSQQDRRSWINVADMKPGINNQTGTSYTLVLSDDNKVVRCANASAINVTVPAEATTDFPVGAIIQVRQVDAGQVTLVADTGVTLITPETLKTRKQGSTIALMKVGADEWDVTGDMEGAV is encoded by the coding sequence ATGCCAGCCAAACAGGAACCGAACATTGGAATCAATTACGGGTGGACCGGGGGTGAGTCCGGAATCAATCTGCAGTTGGATGAAAACTGGCGTGCAATTGGGGCACTTTTACAACTCACGGTTTTATCAAAAACCTCGGGTGTCCCTGCCTCGCCAAACCCAGGTGATCGCTACATTGTCCCAATCGGTGCAACAGGGGTATGGGCTGGTCTGGACAACAAGGTAGTTCGATACATTGAAGGTGTGTGGGAAGTATATACACCACTGAACGGATGGTTGGCTTATGTTTCGGACGAAGATTTGTTCCATCAATTCAACGGGTCGATCTGGAAAGGGGCACCTTTTCTTGCTGCTGCGAATGTTTCTTATGATCCAACTGGAAACACTCTTTCCGGCACGAATGTGCAGGCGGCAATAGATGAATTAGAGGCAAGTCTTTCAGCGGGTGGCGTTGCAGACGGTGGTGTTCAGACCATCAAACTTGCCGACTATGCTCTCGATCCGGGCACCACGACAGGACTGACATTCGGCTTTAAAGGTGGTCGAATGAGTGTCGGTTCGACAATAGTTGTCACTCCAGCAGGTACGGTCAGCCTTTCAGCTTCAAGTACCAATTACATTGAGGTCGACAAGTCGGGTGTCGTGTCAGCAAACATCATCGGTTTCACAAACGGCAGTGTCCCGCTTCATATCGTAACAACCGATTCTTCGGCTATCACAAGTCAACAGGACCGAAGATCATGGATCAATGTTGCTGACATGAAACCCGGAATCAACAATCAGACCGGCACCAGTTACACCCTGGTTCTGTCAGACGACAACAAGGTGGTTCGCTGTGCCAACGCTTCCGCAATCAACGTGACGGTGCCGGCTGAAGCAACAACGGACTTCCCGGTGGGGGCGATCATCCAGGTACGTCAGGTTGATGCTGGTCAGGTGACCCTCGTTGCTGACACAGGCGTGACTTTGATCACCCCTGAAACCCTGAAAACCCGGAAACAGGGCAGCACGATTGCACTGATGAAGGTGGGTGCGGATGAATGGGATGTGACAGGTGACATGGAGGGTGCGGTATGA
- a CDS encoding LamG-like jellyroll fold domain-containing protein, with translation MSLFALSAVTAAIRKVNQSVEGDPHWDKVVALLHFDGAIGSSDFEDESGFYHVITVEGTPTLEATSVFGQAGEFIVNEGLIFPDHPSLRMEDQDFTIEGFFQPASPGALSIVYMKGLNTSDGMLLSFSTSQIFMRNVDNETDLIKTVSLDSNTFYHVAFQRVGNLRQIWLDGQKVAEDSVIFNHSSIEPMTIGGYHPGVASGAYLFDGRIDEFRITKGVARYVSNFNVPTAPFSNQGVV, from the coding sequence ATGAGTCTGTTTGCGCTGAGTGCCGTCACGGCAGCGATCAGGAAGGTGAATCAGTCTGTAGAAGGTGATCCGCATTGGGACAAGGTGGTGGCGTTGTTGCATTTTGATGGTGCCATTGGTAGCAGCGATTTTGAGGATGAGTCGGGGTTTTATCACGTAATAACGGTAGAGGGTACGCCCACCCTTGAAGCCACTTCAGTATTCGGTCAAGCCGGTGAATTTATAGTTAATGAGGGTTTGATCTTCCCAGATCACCCGAGTCTGAGGATGGAAGATCAAGATTTTACCATAGAAGGTTTTTTCCAACCTGCATCACCGGGGGCTCTTTCAATTGTCTATATGAAAGGACTGAATACATCTGATGGTATGTTGCTCTCGTTCAGCACCTCTCAGATATTCATGCGTAACGTAGATAACGAAACTGATCTCATAAAAACGGTCTCGTTAGACTCAAACACGTTTTACCATGTGGCTTTCCAGCGTGTCGGGAACCTGCGTCAAATTTGGTTGGATGGGCAAAAAGTCGCTGAAGACTCTGTAATTTTCAATCATTCCTCAATTGAACCAATGACCATTGGTGGGTATCACCCGGGTGTTGCGTCAGGTGCTTACTTGTTCGATGGTAGGATTGATGAATTTCGCATAACCAAAGGCGTAGCCCGTTATGTCAGTAACTTCAATGTACCTACTGCACCCTTTTCAAATCAGGGAGTGGTGTAG
- a CDS encoding DUF5675 family protein — MAILRLTRFNDGPELPSKVAGMFGTLILPSGRELYTCEPPWVGNAPFKSCIPDGVYLLKKRLSQVVEDTTAGKYTEGWEVTAVPGRTFIMFHPGNWPHNFKGCIGPGLSYGLIPDAQGTYRLGVGSSMDAFEILMAELEGEDEHELHIMPRLREYP; from the coding sequence ATGGCTATTCTCCGCTTGACCAGGTTCAACGACGGACCTGAGCTACCATCCAAGGTTGCCGGCATGTTCGGCACTCTCATTCTCCCATCTGGCCGGGAACTCTACACCTGCGAACCACCGTGGGTGGGGAACGCACCGTTCAAGTCCTGTATCCCAGATGGTGTCTATCTGCTGAAGAAGCGGCTTTCCCAGGTGGTCGAAGATACGACTGCTGGTAAGTACACAGAAGGGTGGGAAGTCACTGCGGTACCCGGGCGCACGTTCATCATGTTTCACCCTGGTAACTGGCCGCACAACTTCAAAGGGTGTATTGGTCCCGGCCTCAGTTACGGACTTATTCCAGATGCCCAAGGTACCTATCGCCTTGGTGTCGGTAGCAGCATGGATGCCTTTGAAATCCTGATGGCTGAACTGGAAGGCGAGGATGAGCACGAACTTCACATTATGCCCCGGCTGCGGGAGTACCCATGA
- a CDS encoding recombination-associated protein RdgC: MLFKNAVIYSFTKTIDFAGNIEEFAARLWDERFNPVGPQEKSRTGWVAALPGNEDFQFETNNCIFLRLRKDEKILKSSAINREVEELAAAIEREQGRKVRKKEKDELRDQVMLKHLPHALVDSTYTVGYIDLQKQWLIVEAGSFKAAEDFTSFLRKTLGSLPVRPPALELNPGLVLTNTLQPEIGSYLTNYFTLGEECTMVGVDGEKASFKDMDLTMEEVTDHITESGMMVNSLRLSREDQLAFTLTDDFRVKKIKFLDTFQEDVLNYEPEDEDIDAGLSYAQATLFLMTGQFRTLFEALIESMGGIEEDFSVDL, from the coding sequence ATGTTGTTCAAAAACGCGGTGATCTATTCGTTCACCAAAACCATCGACTTCGCCGGTAACATTGAGGAATTTGCAGCCCGACTCTGGGACGAACGCTTCAACCCGGTGGGGCCACAGGAGAAAAGTCGCACAGGGTGGGTCGCGGCTCTACCTGGCAATGAGGACTTCCAGTTCGAGACCAACAACTGCATTTTCCTCCGGCTCCGGAAAGACGAGAAAATCCTGAAGTCCTCTGCCATTAACCGTGAGGTGGAAGAACTGGCCGCGGCAATCGAGCGGGAACAGGGTCGGAAAGTCCGGAAGAAAGAAAAGGACGAACTGCGGGATCAAGTGATGCTGAAACACCTGCCTCACGCCCTGGTCGACTCCACTTACACCGTGGGGTACATCGACCTGCAGAAGCAGTGGCTCATTGTCGAGGCCGGTAGTTTCAAAGCCGCCGAGGATTTCACGTCGTTCCTCCGGAAGACTTTGGGAAGCCTGCCTGTCCGTCCGCCAGCGTTGGAGTTGAACCCGGGGTTGGTTCTGACGAACACACTGCAACCGGAAATCGGTTCGTACCTAACCAATTACTTCACCCTCGGTGAGGAATGCACCATGGTCGGTGTTGATGGTGAGAAGGCCAGCTTCAAGGATATGGACCTCACCATGGAGGAAGTCACTGACCACATCACCGAATCAGGGATGATGGTTAACAGCCTCCGGTTGTCCCGGGAAGATCAACTGGCTTTCACTCTGACTGACGACTTCCGGGTGAAGAAAATCAAGTTCCTCGATACCTTCCAGGAAGACGTGTTGAACTACGAACCGGAAGACGAGGATATTGACGCCGGCCTATCCTATGCCCAGGCAACCCTGTTCCTGATGACCGGTCAGTTCCGGACGCTGTTCGAGGCTCTGATCGAGAGCATGGGTGGTATCGAGGAAGATTTCTCGGTGGACTTATAA
- a CDS encoding RNA ligase family protein: protein MNSTEVLQNLDRLADMTPTQKKSALRDLLTDTTFSRAIKLALDPFITFGVNKVPNQVYVGKFDFTDETWFALDQYASRSLTGNSAREDVEFWGDTLNAKSYELLKRILTKDLRCGVTAKTINAVAPGTIPTFDCMLAHKYDERHIDVWPVAVEPKYDGMRALLILEPEGGQFVSRTGKPYDAVQWLADEIHQWIFVERNALVTPMSGMIIDGELVDPEGSFYRIGAARGKSEYRNAHFMAFDMLRSDHFKRGHDPAPYHERQQCLAIWIVDINHNHVRRTPVWYAGNHQEVMEYYNGVRAEGGEGVIVKPTSGEYHCKRSRAWLKIKDQQTVDAPIIGLEEGTGKYQGMLGAVIVDLDGVEVRVGSGFTDEQRLEIWQKAHAGYRSMFTGLIEIEYHEKTPDGSLRHPRFVRFRDDKPVEDGPGV from the coding sequence GTGAACAGCACCGAGGTACTTCAAAACCTGGACAGGTTAGCGGACATGACACCGACTCAGAAGAAGTCGGCACTCCGGGACTTGCTCACAGATACAACCTTCAGTAGAGCAATCAAGTTAGCATTGGACCCATTCATCACATTCGGTGTAAACAAGGTGCCGAACCAGGTTTACGTTGGTAAATTCGACTTCACCGATGAGACATGGTTTGCACTGGACCAGTACGCTTCCCGATCCTTGACCGGTAATTCAGCAAGAGAAGATGTCGAATTCTGGGGCGACACATTAAACGCCAAAAGCTACGAGCTCCTGAAGCGCATTCTCACCAAAGACCTCCGGTGTGGTGTGACAGCGAAAACCATCAATGCCGTGGCTCCGGGTACCATCCCTACTTTCGACTGCATGCTTGCCCACAAATATGATGAGCGTCATATAGACGTGTGGCCGGTGGCCGTGGAGCCCAAGTACGACGGCATGCGGGCATTGCTCATCCTTGAACCCGAAGGTGGCCAGTTCGTCTCTCGCACCGGGAAGCCCTACGACGCCGTGCAATGGCTGGCCGATGAGATTCACCAGTGGATTTTCGTTGAGCGTAATGCCCTGGTCACTCCGATGTCCGGCATGATCATTGACGGGGAACTGGTGGACCCGGAAGGCAGCTTCTACCGCATCGGCGCGGCCAGAGGTAAATCCGAGTATCGCAACGCTCACTTCATGGCGTTCGACATGCTTCGCTCCGACCACTTCAAACGAGGCCACGACCCCGCCCCATACCATGAGCGTCAGCAATGCCTGGCCATCTGGATCGTGGACATCAACCACAACCACGTCCGTCGGACACCCGTCTGGTACGCCGGCAACCACCAGGAGGTGATGGAGTATTACAACGGTGTCCGGGCCGAGGGCGGCGAAGGTGTTATTGTTAAACCCACCAGTGGTGAATACCACTGTAAGCGGTCCCGGGCCTGGTTGAAGATCAAAGATCAGCAGACGGTGGATGCTCCGATCATTGGCCTGGAAGAAGGCACCGGGAAATACCAGGGTATGTTGGGCGCGGTTATCGTTGACCTCGATGGTGTGGAAGTTCGGGTTGGTTCGGGGTTCACCGATGAACAACGATTGGAAATCTGGCAGAAAGCTCACGCCGGCTATCGCTCCATGTTCACCGGTCTCATCGAAATCGAATACCACGAAAAAACACCCGATGGCTCCCTGCGACATCCGCGGTTCGTGCGGTTCCGGGATGACAAGCCAGTGGAGGACGGACCAGGCGTTTAA
- a CDS encoding site-specific integrase: MFSARRQDEITRIRWSDLDKRTQSIIVPEIKHPSHRMGNHRRVYLTDEAWAITPRQPETDERIFPFNSKSISTRFTEWCKFLGVEDLHFNDLRHECISWLFERGWDIPRVAGVSGHTTWSSLQRYTHLSQHEHHDKYEDWFWRPTKKSGG; encoded by the coding sequence CTGTTCTCAGCTCGACGGCAAGATGAGATCACAAGGATTCGCTGGTCGGACCTGGATAAGCGCACCCAGAGCATTATCGTTCCGGAGATAAAGCACCCAAGCCACAGGATGGGAAACCATCGGCGGGTGTATCTCACGGACGAGGCCTGGGCCATCACCCCGCGTCAGCCTGAGACTGATGAGCGAATCTTTCCTTTCAATTCGAAATCCATCAGCACCCGGTTCACTGAATGGTGCAAGTTCCTGGGTGTTGAAGATCTGCATTTTAATGACCTGCGGCATGAATGCATAAGCTGGCTGTTTGAGAGGGGGTGGGATATTCCCCGGGTGGCGGGAGTGAGTGGGCACACCACCTGGTCATCTCTTCAGAGATATACGCACCTGAGTCAGCATGAGCATCATGATAAATACGAGGATTGGTTCTGGCGACCGACCAAAAAAAGCGGTGGGTAA
- a CDS encoding DNA adenine methylase, producing MPSRRKKQNINQKDLWLKSFQELSGKKALPRDLTPLRYPGGKGSLKYFLANVVLQNELSGKPMIEPFCGGAGASIPLLEAGLISELHLNDANPAIAAFWQTLIEDTDALVSLVLTTPITIDQWYRWKEVFNHKEQASRLELGFSAFFLNRCNRSGLLSGGPIGGLDQTGNYKIDCRFNRAGLVKRIETIAAHRDKIRVTCLDACDMLERLSPLLNGEVLIFLDPPYVAQGKNLYKEHCFSEEDHQRLSGYIKDKNWKWLITYDDHELIHRLYAERTRGVIELSYLMQRAKLGRELLVASTHCRLPAFADIQQRAEEKAAPAFPKRTAAAL from the coding sequence ATGCCCTCTCGGCGGAAGAAACAGAACATCAACCAAAAGGATCTTTGGCTAAAAAGCTTTCAGGAACTCTCTGGGAAAAAGGCACTTCCGCGAGACCTTACTCCTTTGAGATATCCAGGCGGAAAGGGATCTCTGAAATACTTCCTAGCCAATGTCGTGCTGCAGAACGAGCTTTCCGGTAAGCCGATGATCGAGCCATTCTGCGGAGGCGCAGGTGCCTCAATCCCCCTTCTGGAAGCAGGGCTTATCAGCGAGCTCCACCTGAACGACGCAAATCCTGCCATAGCGGCGTTTTGGCAAACACTGATCGAAGATACTGACGCTCTTGTGTCATTGGTGCTAACGACCCCTATAACTATCGATCAGTGGTACCGCTGGAAAGAAGTATTCAATCACAAAGAACAAGCCTCTCGGCTTGAGTTGGGCTTCTCTGCCTTTTTTCTAAACCGCTGCAATCGCTCGGGATTGCTTTCCGGCGGCCCCATTGGGGGGCTAGACCAAACTGGAAACTATAAAATCGACTGCAGATTCAATCGAGCCGGCCTCGTTAAGCGAATAGAAACGATAGCCGCTCACAGAGATAAGATCAGAGTGACGTGCCTAGATGCTTGCGACATGCTGGAGCGTTTGAGCCCCCTTCTTAACGGCGAAGTGCTTATATTTCTTGACCCCCCATATGTTGCTCAAGGCAAAAACCTATACAAAGAGCACTGCTTTTCAGAGGAAGATCACCAACGCCTCTCTGGCTATATCAAAGACAAAAATTGGAAGTGGCTGATTACATATGATGACCACGAGCTGATACACAGGCTTTACGCAGAGAGAACCAGAGGTGTGATTGAGCTGAGTTATCTGATGCAGAGGGCAAAACTCGGGAGAGAACTTCTTGTAGCCTCAACTCATTGCCGACTTCCCGCATTCGCAGACATCCAACAACGGGCTGAGGAAAAAGCCGCTCCTGCGTTCCCCAAACGGACAGCTGCGGCGCTCTGA
- a CDS encoding putative RNA methyltransferase: MTITAFDALACPLDGAALQRESGSWRCASGHNFDVARQGYVHLLPVQKKRSLDPGDSKVMVAARQRFLEAGYYQPIAEAVSRATLNDAPASTTLSCLDAGCGEGYYLRQLARAAGEERALALLGLDISKWAVLAAAREDKRPSWVVGSNANLPVLPGSLDRILCLFGFPVYPEFGRVLKPGGKLIQVDAGQDHLRELREIIYPEIRSESKKVMPGPEGFRRVASEDVRFSLHLAGAEPIADLLAMTPHFYRANAEGRERAAALNSLSLTVDVCLHTFERVAEGD, from the coding sequence ATGACCATCACAGCCTTTGACGCCTTAGCCTGCCCCCTGGACGGCGCTGCCTTGCAGCGGGAGTCGGGTTCGTGGCGGTGTGCCAGTGGCCATAATTTTGATGTGGCGCGGCAGGGCTATGTGCATCTGTTGCCGGTGCAGAAGAAGCGTTCGCTGGACCCGGGTGACAGTAAGGTGATGGTGGCGGCACGCCAGCGTTTTCTTGAGGCAGGGTATTACCAGCCGATTGCCGAGGCGGTGTCGCGGGCAACGCTGAACGATGCGCCGGCCAGCACCACACTGAGTTGCCTGGATGCCGGTTGTGGTGAAGGCTATTACCTGCGACAACTGGCCCGGGCGGCGGGCGAGGAACGCGCCCTGGCGCTATTGGGCCTGGATATCTCGAAATGGGCGGTACTGGCGGCGGCCCGTGAAGACAAACGGCCGAGCTGGGTGGTGGGCAGTAATGCGAATCTGCCGGTGCTACCTGGCTCACTGGACCGTATTCTCTGTCTGTTTGGCTTTCCCGTGTACCCGGAATTCGGCCGTGTTCTCAAACCGGGCGGCAAGCTGATTCAGGTGGACGCAGGGCAGGATCACCTGCGGGAGCTGCGGGAAATTATCTATCCTGAAATCCGGAGCGAATCGAAGAAAGTGATGCCAGGCCCGGAAGGATTTCGCCGAGTGGCTTCGGAAGATGTTCGGTTTTCACTGCATCTGGCGGGGGCGGAGCCCATCGCAGACCTTCTGGCGATGACGCCCCATTTCTACCGGGCAAACGCGGAAGGCCG